The following DNA comes from Thermodesulfobacteriota bacterium.
TTAGGTGTAACCGTTGGATGGTGGTTGTTTTTCCCTGTTCTTGTCATATATTATGAATTATCTTTCAAAAAGGTTACGGTATCGCATCGTGACCGGAACCTTTTTATAATGGTATTATTGAATGATACAGACAAAAAGGCAAGTTGGATCATCACCGGCTTAAGGACGGTGTTGATTAACCGCAAGAAAACCGGAAAGGGAGGTTGTCCAATGGTCGTTATCGCGAAACTGAAGGCTCAGGCGGGAAAAGCGGAAGAAGTGGCCGGGATTTTGAAGGGGTTGATCCCGAAGGTGAAGAATGAAGAGGGTACGCTGGTCTATACCCTGAACCGGAGCCAGCAGGATCCGTCCGTGTTCCTGTTTTATGAAAAATACACCGGGGTCGAGGCCCTGGTGGCCCACAGCTCCACCGATTATTTCAAACAGGCTTTCAAGGCACTGGCGCCCCTGCTGGACGGGCCCGCCGCTATTGAGATGTATGATGAAGTGGACGCGATTTAACGACAAGGGGCAAGGTCCAAGGTGTAAGGTTTAAGGTACAAGGTTTAAGGTGTAAGGTGCGATAAGATGCCGGGTTTGTTGCCATGAAACAATTGACTGACCTAAGACAAATGACTGCCAGGCGGGTTGCCCTGGTTTTTCTGCTGGTGATGTGGGGCGCGGGTTATGTCGCTGTTCCCGGCTGCTGTCCGGATCTCTGTCGGGTTGACCGGTCAGCCGCTCCCGAGGCGGAGCCCGGTGATCTGCCGCCGGATCCGGCGCTGGTTACCGGAGCGCTGGAGAATGGTTTCCGCTACGTACTGATGAAAAACAGCCGGCCCGAAAACCGGGTTATTCTGCACCTGATGATTGAGGCCGGTTCCATGCACGAAGCCGATGATCAGCAGGGCCTGGCCCACTACCTGGAACACATGCTGTTTAATGGGACGACGCATTTCCCGCCCGGCGAACTGGTCAAGTATTTTCAGTCCATCGGCATGGGGTTCGGCAACGATGCCAACGCCCAGACCGGGTTTTTCCGGACGGTGTATGATCTGAATCTGCCCTCCGGAGACGTGGAACATTTGCGGCAGGCCATGCGGGTCATGGTCGACTATGCCCAGGGCGCCCTGCTTCTGGAGTCCGAGGTGGAAAAGGAGCGCGGCGTCATTCTGGCGGAAAAGCGTGAACGGGATACGGTCTCTTACCGGACGTTCACGGCCTCGCTTGGCTTTGAACTGGCCGGTTCCCGACTGGTCAGGCGCTATCCCATCGGTGTTGACGAGGTTTTACAGACCGCCGGCCGGGATCATTTGAAAGTTTATTACGATACCTGGTACCGTCCGGAACGGATGACCCTGGTCATGGCGGGTGACTTTGACCCGGACACGGCCGTAACGGAACTCAGGGCCGCCTTCGCGGCCATGAACACCAGGGCGCCGGCAGCGCCCGTTCCGGATATCGGAACCACCGCGCATAAGGGCGTGACGGCCCTGTATCATTATGAAAAAGAGGCCGGCGCCACGGAAGTGTCTCTGGAGACGCTGATTCAGGCGCCGCAACCGCCGGACTCGGCGGAAGAGAAGAAAAGACGGTTTGTCCGGGATATGGCCTATCGCATCGTCAACTACCGGCTCAATGAGCTGGAGGAAAGCCCGGATCCGCCGTTCACGTCGGCCGTGGCCTCGGCCGGCCGGGCGATGCAGCATTATGAATATGCCTCGATATCGGCTACGGCCGCGCCGGATCAATGGGAGAGCGCCTTGACCGCGGTGGAACAGGTGATCAGGGCCGCGCTGGTCCACGGGTTTACGCGGTCCGAAGTGGACCGTGTCAGGCGGGAGTCCCTGGCGGAAATGGACCGGGCCGTGCGGCAGGCGCCGACCCGGGAAAGCGAAGCCCTGGCCGGCCAGATTGTCATGAGCCTGGCCCAGGAACGGGTGTTCCAGTCACCGGAACAGGAGCGGGATCTGCTGGCGCCGGTGGCCCAAGCCCTGACACCGGAGATGCTCCATGAGGCGTTGGTGAAGACCTGGGAGCCGGATGCCCGGCAGATTCTTGTCACCGGCAACGCAGTCATCGGCGGAGACGCCGGGCCGGAGGAGAACATCCGGTCGGTTTATGAGGCCAGCCTGAAAACGTCCGTTCAGAAGCCGGAGGAAAAGGCCGTGCAGGCTTTCCCCTACCTGCCGGATCCGCAAACAAAAGGCCGGGTATCCCGGGAAGTTACCGACGCGGATATCGGTGTTACCCGGGTTGATTTTGAAAACCAGGTCCGCCTGAACATGAAGAAGACCGATTTTAAAGTCAACCAGGTCGTGGCCGAGATCCGTTTCGGGCGGGGTGAATCGGCCGAGCCGGAGAACCTGCCGGCCCTGTGCGAACTGGGCGAAGGAACAGTCAACGAGAGCGGCTTCGGCGGCATGAAAAAGGAAGAAATGCGGCTGGCCCTGGCCGGTAAAAAGGCGGGCATCGCTTTTTCCGTGGAGGAGGACCGGTTCCTGGTCACCGGCTCGTGCGCTTCGGACGAAGTGCGGCTGCTGTTTCAGCTGTTTTACGCTTTTTTTAACGACTGGACCTGCCGGGAGGAGGCTTACCTGTTGACCCTGGACCGGTTCCGGCAGGAGCATGACGAGTTGCGGCAGACCATTGCCGGGGCCATGCCCCTGGAAGGCGACCGGTTCCTGGCCGGGGGTGACTCCCGGTTCGGGCTGCCGCCCGATTTTACCGCCTTTGAAAAGGTCAGCCTCAATGACATCCGGTCCTGGATGGCCGAAGCCCTGAAGCAGTCGCTGCCGGAAATATCCGTGGCAGGGGATTTTGATCCGTCCCAAGTCGAGGAGGCCGCGGCGCTTTATTTCGGCGGCCGGACGCAGCCGGTCCACGCCAACCCGGGACCGGATTCCCGTAAAAACCCGGCGGTCCCGGCCGGCGAAGCGAAAACCCTGACGGTGCCGACGAAAATTCCCCAGGCCTATGTCGAAGTCGCCTGGCCCACCGATGATTTCTGGGATATCGGGCGGACACGGCGGTTCATGGTGCTGTCGCACGTTTTTTCCGACCGCATGCGCCGGATTATCCGGGAAGAGGACGGCCAGTCTTACAGCCAGTATGCCTATCATGACCCCTCCCAGGCCTACCCGGGTTACGGCGTGTTCCACGCCGCGGCTGAAATCAAGCCCGGGGCGGAAGAAGCGGTCATTGACCGGATCCGGGCCATTGCCGCCGATCTGGCCGACCACGGGGTCACGCCGGAAGAACTGGAGCGGGCCCGGGAGCCCATTCTGACCGGCATCCGGGAACTGGTCAAAACCAACGACTACTGGCTGCGCAGCGTCCTGTCCGGGTGCCGGTCTCATCCGGAGCGACTGGATTGGAGCCGGAATTTCATCAATGACTACCAGTCGGTGACGACGGATGAAATGACGGGCCTGGTCCGCCGGTACCTGGCTGATTCCCGGTGCGTTCGTATTATTGTCCGGCCGGAGGAGGCCCAAATTAATCCTTGAGGGAAGGCACGGTTTCAGTTATATTTCCAGGGAATTGATCGCTCCGGTCGCCGGA
Coding sequences within:
- a CDS encoding putative quinol monooxygenase, with product MVVIAKLKAQAGKAEEVAGILKGLIPKVKNEEGTLVYTLNRSQQDPSVFLFYEKYTGVEALVAHSSTDYFKQAFKALAPLLDGPAAIEMYDEVDAI
- a CDS encoding insulinase family protein; the protein is MTARRVALVFLLVMWGAGYVAVPGCCPDLCRVDRSAAPEAEPGDLPPDPALVTGALENGFRYVLMKNSRPENRVILHLMIEAGSMHEADDQQGLAHYLEHMLFNGTTHFPPGELVKYFQSIGMGFGNDANAQTGFFRTVYDLNLPSGDVEHLRQAMRVMVDYAQGALLLESEVEKERGVILAEKRERDTVSYRTFTASLGFELAGSRLVRRYPIGVDEVLQTAGRDHLKVYYDTWYRPERMTLVMAGDFDPDTAVTELRAAFAAMNTRAPAAPVPDIGTTAHKGVTALYHYEKEAGATEVSLETLIQAPQPPDSAEEKKRRFVRDMAYRIVNYRLNELEESPDPPFTSAVASAGRAMQHYEYASISATAAPDQWESALTAVEQVIRAALVHGFTRSEVDRVRRESLAEMDRAVRQAPTRESEALAGQIVMSLAQERVFQSPEQERDLLAPVAQALTPEMLHEALVKTWEPDARQILVTGNAVIGGDAGPEENIRSVYEASLKTSVQKPEEKAVQAFPYLPDPQTKGRVSREVTDADIGVTRVDFENQVRLNMKKTDFKVNQVVAEIRFGRGESAEPENLPALCELGEGTVNESGFGGMKKEEMRLALAGKKAGIAFSVEEDRFLVTGSCASDEVRLLFQLFYAFFNDWTCREEAYLLTLDRFRQEHDELRQTIAGAMPLEGDRFLAGGDSRFGLPPDFTAFEKVSLNDIRSWMAEALKQSLPEISVAGDFDPSQVEEAAALYFGGRTQPVHANPGPDSRKNPAVPAGEAKTLTVPTKIPQAYVEVAWPTDDFWDIGRTRRFMVLSHVFSDRMRRIIREEDGQSYSQYAYHDPSQAYPGYGVFHAAAEIKPGAEEAVIDRIRAIAADLADHGVTPEELERAREPILTGIRELVKTNDYWLRSVLSGCRSHPERLDWSRNFINDYQSVTTDEMTGLVRRYLADSRCVRIIVRPEEAQINP